In the Apodemus sylvaticus chromosome 3, mApoSyl1.1, whole genome shotgun sequence genome, tatttctctgttcttAAAAGTTATTAATGCACCGTACATTCACATCCAATACTCCATGGGCTAGGTGTGGATTTTAGTCACTTGTGTACTTGTGTCTATGCTGTAGATGATCAGCTGGGAACGATGGGTTATAAAGGAAGCTGGAGAGGTAGCTACAGCTACAGATGTAGCTTAGTTGAAGGATTGCTGCTTTAGCatgtatgaagccctgggttcaacccccagCATGCATACATCAAAACATGGtgacacaagcctgtaatcccagattcAGGATGTGAAAgtaagagaatcagaagttcaaaactGTCCTTGCCtatatagtaagtttgaggccattctggaATACATGAGATCCAGCCTCAAAAACCAGGGGATAGGAGAAGAAGGGTACAGGAAAAAGACCAGATGCACTTTTGTAATGGCGACTGCAAAATCATCAGGGAGAACAGTGTGCTGGtctttttgcctttattttttcatctttttttttttttataaaagagatttccaaaaaatgtctttaaaattttttggtAAAAATGGATTTCCTAAGTATGAGTTGAGAAGAGCTAACACTGAAGGTTCTTGGGAGAACATATGATTATAACTGCACCTCTTACAAGGTTGTGGCTGCCAAAGACTCTTTTCTCACCTATCACAGGAACCTGGACATGACCAGAAAGATCTTCACAAATACCAGGGAGCGGTGGAGGCAGCAGAGTGTCAACAGTGCCTTTGCCAAGCTGAGGAAACTCATCCCTACTCACCCCCCAGACAAGAAGCTGAGCAAAAATGAGACCCTTCGCTTGGCAATGAGGTATATCAACTTCTTGGTCAAGGTCTTGGGCGAGCAAAGCCTGCAGCAGACAGGAGTCACTGCTCAGGGAAACATTCTGGGGCTCTTTCCACAAAAGCCCCACCTGCCAGATGGGGATGACCGAACTCTACTGAATGACTACCGAGTTTCTTCCCCTGGCCCAAGTCATGGGGCTCCCTAGGGTGACAGTGACAGTCAGCCCCCAGGGCAGCACTCGTTAAATAGTCATGTGGTTCCagactgtggagagaggtggcatGGGAAGTGACTGGGACAGCAGCTGAGTGCTGAAAGGAGACTTGAGCCATGTTGCTCTGGCCCCATTACCCCAGAACTTCAGGCAGGcaaaaaaacagcaaacaaaacaatcGTAAGTTTAAAACTGCTGTCTTGCTCTCTCATGATGACAGTAATGAAGACTTCCTTATACTGGATATCAGATGAAAGAACAATGCTTGTTGCCCTctgaatatatttaaaagtttacTTTGAAAAAGGAGAAATGTTTGATTGAGGGCAAATACAATAAATGTTAAGACTGATGAATGAAGAGATAGCCACTACGGAAACCAACCTGGGAGAGCTATGGGGTCTTCTCTGCAGGGACATCCATCTGGAGCACAACAGTGAGGCTTGTGTGTGTGGAAAGTCTCCTTTGACCTCTGTGGAATCATGATATTCTACTTcagttgaagaagaagaagaagaagaagaagaagaagaagaagaagaagaagaagaagaagaagaagaagaagaagaagaagaagaagaagaagaactgttATTACATATTACATCAGGTCCAAATAGTCACAATATGTGTGAGGAGACTAGAAGCTAATTCAAAACTCTGTATggttttctctggtatcttcatgTCAAGGCATGGTGATCCTAGCAGTAAGATTTCATAGTTCAAATGCATTATAGTCTACCGAATGCTCCATCTGTTTATGGGTCATTAGAGTCTAACAGAAGAGTTAAACCAAATTTTCTAACTATGCTTTGGTCTTCTTTAGACGATGATGGAAATGTTTAGCAACCACATCCAAGCAGGGAGAATGACTTTCCAAAGGTCTCAGGGCCATCAGCAGAAGTCTAGGGCACAGATGCCCGTCTCTTGACCCTTTGTAGCTTTTCCTTAGTGCTGATCAGTCAGCGTGTATCTGgggttgaaaacaaacaaaagcacttACCATTGTGTTAACCTTTTCCTGAAAGTATTTAGTAATTTTCATATGCTTTTTGTGACATGAAATTATCATGCTTTGTAGAATGTGAGTAGACGTGTCAACCAAAGACTTTTTAATCTGTTAGTATGTTCTATGAGTTCTTGACCATTGATTATAATTTGCTATTTAACTGCTAATTTAttacaaataaattatttaagaaaagaaatcattctTTAATTTGTGGGTATAGTTTCATCAGCACACTAAGCACAGCCACACATTTCTTCACTTTTTTGGTCTCTGTCCtaacttggaaaaacaaaacaaaaccttttcatAGTCCTTAGTTTAGAGAAACATCAGCATCAGCTGACATCTCTTCCCTCTGCTGACATACCCACAGCAACCAACACgctattttctttcccttctcttcctttccctctccttctctcctttcttctcccctctcctccttttctttccttttctagacAGTTTTCCACATAAGATCCAGGTAGTGAGACACATTGGGGGTAAAAATCATGGCCATGAGAACTGGtcaactggagttaagagcagccatGGCAAGTCATATTGTGGGGTTATTGGCATGGAAATAGACATAATACCACAgggggtagatatctgcccagctctactGCCCactaaggcttattataaatgtaaaggtTGTGTGTCATTTATTCTGAAACTGAATGACCAAAGGCAGGGTAGAGACCCCTGAGTGAGAGTAAATATTCTCTATAGCACAGTCTAATGCTATTCTTTAAAGTTTCCCATAGCCACCATCCAAAAATACCCCTTACAGCACCTGCCTTGTGAATTTCATCACCTAAGAATAGCTTGGACAGTCAAAATAAGTGTTAAATTATGCACAACTGGCATTGTCCTTAAAAAGGTTGGGGATAATGGACAGCTTAACTGCTGACACACAGGCCAAAGGTTAGTCAAAAGTCACATCCTTAGTTAGAAAGGTCAACGGATGGACGGGAGGGATCTGAAAGTCCTATAGCAATGCAAAGTGAGGGCTTTGCAGCAGGTGCTAAGAAAGGAATGCTGGGCTGGAATGGCCCCCTGGGATGGCAAGGTCTCCCTGGACCAATGTCTTGTGCCTCACTTGCAGCCTACTGGGAACAGACAGACATGCGTGGCTTCATT is a window encoding:
- the Tal2 gene encoding T-cell acute lymphocytic leukemia protein 2, whose protein sequence is MTRKIFTNTRERWRQQSVNSAFAKLRKLIPTHPPDKKLSKNETLRLAMRYINFLVKVLGEQSLQQTGVTAQGNILGLFPQKPHLPDGDDRTLLNDYRVSSPGPSHGAP